The Schistocerca cancellata isolate TAMUIC-IGC-003103 chromosome 4, iqSchCanc2.1, whole genome shotgun sequence genome contains a region encoding:
- the LOC126185163 gene encoding histone-lysine N-methyltransferase 2D-like codes for MWLLIAACLLAAGVRGLQAGSTQALYGASPGQYVLRSQEPQAQPQPQPQAQAQPQQALQQLPPEYLGLLQQLVAQPQQQPQQAPQAAAVQQQQQPGLRQIVITRTPEANAVQYTAAQAHQAQQQAQVQPQPQAQPSPQARLQLVAAEPTIAAQYYSAQTQAQAQAQAQAQAQAQAQAQAQAQAQAQAQAQAQAQAQAQAQAQAQLQPQPQPQQQLLTQQQLQQHVLSQAQALPQQQLVVATSPRSVAVVPQQLTPSRAHSVHEARLRASLAGEDPNAAVQQLIVATPTPTQTQYEGAQVAQFLALSQRQQAQEQQQQQLLQQQQQQQQQLQQQQLQQQAVQQAAIQQSHAGLAEQRQQAALRQAQQPQIVYQSVEDQQAVLQAARQQSAQQHAAVQQADRQQAALREAQQQAALREAQQQAALREAQQQAALREAQQQAALREAQQQAALREAQEQAALREAQQQAAQQEAQQQAALREAQQQAALREAQQQAALRESQRYRPIQQVEQQAVVREPQSYQQYEQQQDSQTQIPVLQQPRRPAPEQYLRETTRPHQARRPQAFSRTRQRITTPPPIHDEEVINSLLGQAPETRTIYQSTARPSYFEQTTQPSQSSVFESTASGRQRAQRPTATLDNGQPAEPEGGNSLPVVRLPTPDGQRPLTHSELQALVDAGFKVAPVAESDTPAPNPVYYQPQQQLTSTKRQRSYATPTPPAQSLGQERSKSRRIQRPQRPQRPHSAPPATRLQDEYLSSFPSPSPTAGRPVYEDSTTQRPVYQEIVTQAPVYQESPTAQPTYQELTTVRPVYQEPTTASSAYQEIETPQIIFQEDLKGRQIYHDAQTLQQQRPTYNPQPVVPEAAPAPVQYVAATTAAPATAAALKDPYQAVQEHLRAQQRTQASAPRRFQQQQQLVQQQEQQQHQQQQQQNRYDQQQFLEQDQEQQQRPELDYRFAEVAAAPIVVEEPATVAPPAATRGRRPYHARSRLRARQQHPPGDGYSGQEYDAEAYSAARRVRGRRPLPADRS; via the exons CGTGCCTCCTGGCAGCAGGCGTGCGCGGCCTCCAGGCGGGGTCCACGCAGGCCCTGTACGGAGCGTCCCCCGGCCAGTACGTGCTGCGCTCGCAGGAGCCGCAGGCGCAGCCGCAACCGCAGCCGCAGGCGCAGGCGCAGCCACAGCAGGCGCTCCAGCAGCTGCCTCCAGAATACCTGGGGCTGCTCCAGCAGCTGGTGGcccagccgcagcagcagccgcagcaggcGCCGCAGGCCGccgcggtccagcagcagcagcagcccggcCTCAGGCAGATCGTCATCACCAG AACTCCTGAAGCAAATGCTGTGCAGTATACAGCTGCACAAGCACACCAAGCTCAGCAGCAGGCACAGGTGCAACCACAGCCTCAGGCTCAACCGAGCCCACAAGCCAGGCTACAGCTAGTGGCTGCAGAGCCCACTATTGCTGCCCAGTACTACTCTGCACAAACTCAAGCCCAAGCACAGGCGCAAGCCCAAGCACAGGCACAAGCTCAAGCTCAAGCTCAAGCTCAAGCTCAAGCTCAAGCTCAAGCCCAAGCTCAAGCTCAAGCCCAAGCTCAAGCACAAGCTCAAGCACAAGCACAGTTGCAACCGCAACCTCAGCCACAGCAGCAGCTGTTGACtcagcaacagctgcagcaacacgtTCTGAGCCAGGCACAGGCCCTGCCACAGCAGCAACTGGTGGTCGCTACATCACCACGCTCAGTCGCTGTCGTTCCTCAGCAGCTGACACCCTCCAGAGCCCACAGCGTGCACGAAGCGCGACTGAGGGCCTCGTTGGCCGGTGAGGATCCGAACGCAGCCGTTCAGCAGCTGATAGTGGCAACTCCGACGCCTACACAGACACAGTATGAGGGTGCACAAGTGGCGCAATTCCTGGCTCTGTCCCAGCGACAGCAGGCtcaggagcaacagcagcagcagctgctacaacagcagcagcagcagcaacaacagctgcagcagcagcagcttcagcAGCAGGCTGTCCAACAAGCGGCTATACAACAGTCTCACGCTGGCCTTGCTGAACAGCGCCAGCAAGCTGCTCTGAGGCAAGCTCAGCAGCCACAGATAGTCTACCAGAGTGTCGAAGACCAACAGGCCGTCCTCCAAGCTGCCCGACAGCAGTCGGCCCAGCAGCACGCCGCCGTACAGCAAGCCGACCGACAACAGGCGGCACTCCGAGAGGCACAGCAACAAGCTGCTCTGAGAGAGGCGCAGCAACAAGCTGCTCTGAGAGAGGCGCAGCAACAAGCTGCTCTGAGGGAGGCGCAACAGCAAGCTGCCCTGAGAGAGGCGCAGCAGCAAGCTGCTCTGCGAGAGGCTCAGGAACAGGCCGCACTACGAGAGGCTCAGCAACAGGCTGCACAGCAGGAGGCCCAGCAGCAGGCTGCGCTGAGAGAGGCTCAGCAGCAAGCTGCGCTGCGAGAGGCACAGCAGCAGGCGGCTCTCAGGGAGTCCCAGAGGTACAGACCCATACAGCAGGTGGAACAACAGGCCGTGGTCAGGGAGCCACAGTCCTATCAGCAGTACGAGCAGCAGCAAGACTCCCAGACGCAGATACCCGTGCTGCAGCAACCGCGCAGACCGGCACCGGAGCAGTATTTGCGTGAAACGACGCGCCCTCACCAGGCGAGGCGGCCGCAGGCTTTCTCGCGCACTCGTCAGCGCATTACGACTCCCCCTCCGATCCACGACGAGGAAGTGATCAACTCTCTTCTCGGCCAAGCGCCAGAAACTAGGACCATCTATCAGTCCACCGCACGTCCTTCGTACTTCGAACAGACTACACAACCCTCTCAGTCGTCTGTCTTCGAATCGACAGCCTCGGGAAGACAAAGAGCTCAACGACCGACAGCTACACTCGACAACGGACAACCTGCTGAGCCCGAAGGAGGAAACTCTCTACCTGTCGTGCGTCTGCCCACACCTGACGGGCAGCGTCCTCTCACCCACTCCGAGCTCCAGGCTCTTGTCGACGCCGGTTTCAAAGTAGCTCCAGTGGCAGAGAGCGACACTCCTGCTCCCAACCCCGTGTACTATCAGCCACAGCAGCAGTTAACCTCGACTAAGAGACAAAGGTCGTATGCAACGCCGACACCTCCTGCTCAGTCATTGGGTCAGGAAAGAAGCAAGTCACGCAGGATACAACGGCCACAAAGGCCGCAGAGGCCACACAGCGCTCCTCCGGCTACGAGGCTGCAAGACGAGTATCTGAGTTCCTTCCCTAGCCCATCCCCTACAGCTGGTAGGCCCGTGTACGAAGACTCGACAACACAGCGTCCTGTCTACCAAGAAATTGTAACCCAGGCTCCAGTTTACCAGGAAAGTCCGACAGCACAACCCACATACCAAGAGCTCACTACTGTCCGTCctgtctaccaagaaccgacgacaGCGAGTTCTGCCTATCAGGAGATAGAAACACCTCAGATTATTTTTCAGGAAGATCTGAAAGGACGGCAGATATACCACGACGCTCAGACTCTGCAGCAACAGCGGCCTACCTACAACCCACAGCCCGTAGTGCCGGAAGCTGCCCCAGCGCCTGTGCAGTACGTGGCAGCGACGACGGCCGCACCAGCCACGGCGGCGGCTCTGAAAGACCCTTACCAGGCGGTGCAGGAACATCTTCGCGCCCAGCAGCGCACACAGGCCAGCGCGCCCCGGCgcttccagcagcagcagcaactggtgcagcagcaggagcagcaacaacaccaacagcaacaacagcaaaacCGCTATGACCAGCAGCAGTTCTTAGAACAGGACCAAGAACAGCAGCAGAGGCCGGAACTggactacag